In Achromobacter xylosoxidans A8, a single window of DNA contains:
- a CDS encoding DUF2946 family protein → MDQSVKDALARWPDVPAVYGWLSLDARGRWRLHPQGQSAAGGPGESITNTQILEFINRNYEHDDAGRWFFQNGPQRVFLRLDAAPYVLRLSDDNSGLLTHTNQTVDSVAAWKLDDAGQLYAMTPLGAGIVLDRDLPPLLERMTTADGEPLLDALTELAPGGTIQAVLPGTYAAAPLALIAQKDVAREFGFDPDPHA, encoded by the coding sequence ATGGATCAATCGGTGAAGGACGCGCTCGCGCGCTGGCCCGACGTGCCGGCGGTGTACGGCTGGCTGTCGCTGGACGCGCGCGGCCGCTGGCGCCTGCACCCGCAAGGCCAATCGGCCGCGGGCGGTCCGGGCGAGTCCATCACCAACACGCAGATCCTGGAATTCATCAACCGCAACTATGAACACGACGACGCGGGGCGCTGGTTTTTCCAGAACGGTCCCCAGCGCGTATTCCTGCGCCTGGACGCGGCGCCGTATGTGTTGCGCTTGAGCGATGACAACAGTGGCCTGCTCACGCACACGAACCAGACGGTCGATTCGGTCGCCGCGTGGAAGCTGGATGATGCGGGTCAGCTGTATGCGATGACGCCCCTGGGAGCGGGCATCGTGCTGGACCGCGATCTGCCGCCGCTGCTGGAAAGGATGACCACGGCGGACGGAGAGCCGTTGCTGGACGCCCTGACGGAACTCGCACCCGGCGGCACGATACAGGCCGTCCTGCCCGGAACCTATGCCGCCGCGCCGCTGGCGCTGATCGCGCAAAAAGATGTGGCGCGGGAATTCGGCTTCGACCCGGATCCCCACGCCTGA
- a CDS encoding NUDIX hydrolase has protein sequence MTAKSPLEYFPAPRRSHFCSQCGSPISRRVPEGDNRERDICDHCGAIHYQNPRLVVGTLPVWENRVLLCRRAIEPRYNTWTLPAGFMELGESTAQGAARETLEESGARIKLGELYTVIDLPQIDQVHVFYLAEALSAELDPGPESLEARYYDESEIPWDDLAFRTVATTLRHYFDDRKQGVFPPHHYTLESHR, from the coding sequence ATGACCGCAAAATCGCCCCTCGAATACTTCCCCGCGCCGCGCCGTTCGCATTTCTGCAGCCAATGCGGCTCGCCCATCAGCCGCCGGGTTCCCGAAGGCGACAACCGCGAACGCGACATCTGCGATCACTGCGGCGCAATCCATTACCAGAATCCGAGGCTGGTGGTCGGTACCCTGCCGGTCTGGGAAAACCGGGTTCTGCTGTGCCGGCGCGCCATCGAACCGCGCTACAACACCTGGACCCTGCCGGCCGGCTTCATGGAACTGGGCGAAAGCACGGCGCAGGGCGCCGCCCGCGAAACGCTGGAAGAATCCGGCGCCCGCATCAAGCTGGGCGAACTCTATACCGTCATCGACCTGCCCCAGATCGATCAGGTGCACGTGTTCTACCTGGCCGAGGCGCTGTCGGCCGAGCTCGACCCGGGCCCCGAAAGCCTGGAAGCCCGGTATTACGACGAATCCGAGATCCCCTGGGATGATCTGGCGTTCCGCACCGTGGCCACGACGCTGCGCCACTACTTCGACGACCGCAAGCAGGGCGTGTTTCCCCCTCATCACTACACCCTAGAATCGCACCGTTGA
- the aat gene encoding leucyl/phenylalanyl-tRNA--protein transferase, protein MKLPWLAVDTPFPPAEFALADPDGLLAAGADLSTARLIEAYSNGIFPWYSEGEPILWWSPDPRMVLSIKDFAPSHSLRKLLRQVASQEHAAAPRVQVRVDTAFAEVMAQCAAPRDGQPGTWITAAMQQAYRAWHEAGYVHSIETWIDGELAGGLYGISLGRMFFGESMFTRAPNASKIALSYLVRYLAAQGVERIDCQQQTRHLASLGARPIPRAAFLQHVRAATALPAIAWARGTLDSAGRLHPDTASGAGFGVNM, encoded by the coding sequence TTGAAACTACCCTGGCTAGCCGTCGACACCCCCTTTCCGCCCGCGGAGTTTGCGCTAGCGGATCCCGACGGCCTGCTCGCTGCGGGCGCGGACTTGTCGACCGCCAGGCTGATCGAGGCCTACTCCAACGGCATCTTCCCGTGGTACTCCGAGGGCGAGCCGATTCTGTGGTGGAGTCCCGATCCGCGCATGGTGCTGAGCATCAAGGACTTCGCGCCCTCGCATTCGCTGCGCAAGCTGCTGCGGCAGGTCGCCAGCCAGGAGCATGCCGCCGCGCCGCGCGTGCAGGTGCGAGTGGACACGGCCTTTGCCGAAGTGATGGCGCAATGCGCCGCGCCGCGCGACGGCCAGCCGGGCACCTGGATCACCGCCGCCATGCAGCAGGCCTATCGCGCCTGGCATGAGGCCGGCTACGTGCACAGCATCGAAACCTGGATCGACGGCGAACTGGCCGGCGGCCTCTACGGCATCAGCCTGGGCCGCATGTTCTTCGGCGAATCCATGTTCACCCGCGCGCCCAACGCCTCCAAGATCGCCCTGTCCTATCTGGTGCGCTACCTGGCGGCGCAAGGCGTGGAGCGCATCGACTGCCAGCAGCAGACGCGCCATCTGGCCAGCCTGGGCGCGCGCCCCATCCCGCGCGCCGCGTTCCTGCAGCATGTGCGGGCAGCCACGGCGCTGCCCGCCATCGCGTGGGCCCGCGGTACGCTGGACAGCGCCGGCCGCTTGCATCCCGACACAGCATCGGGCGCGGGGTTCGGCGTTAATATGTAG
- a CDS encoding pilus assembly protein: MPRKTLLTLFASMLLAAPPAQAEGELLVMPARIKVFNGHDYGVTVKNVGDAPLYLSATLQKVKNPGFDPEEQVPLSQLEHPGLLASPDKLTLGPGQSRAISLKSLSVPTAEEMYRLYVVPVRAMQVEEAPQDKISAPMSVSIGYGVLVQHMPPPGQQRSGWSYRCEDAGVRLENTGNVSLVLADIASSDRRLEQNRVVLFPGASRRFEGKKLTMLIGDAPQGFDCRG; the protein is encoded by the coding sequence ATGCCACGCAAGACCCTGCTCACGCTATTCGCTTCGATGCTGCTGGCCGCGCCGCCGGCGCAAGCCGAAGGCGAGCTGCTGGTGATGCCGGCCCGGATCAAGGTCTTCAACGGCCACGACTACGGCGTCACCGTCAAGAACGTTGGCGACGCGCCGCTCTACCTGTCGGCCACGCTGCAGAAGGTGAAGAATCCCGGCTTCGACCCCGAGGAGCAGGTGCCGCTGAGCCAGCTCGAGCATCCCGGCCTGCTCGCCAGTCCGGACAAATTGACGCTGGGGCCGGGCCAAAGCCGCGCGATCAGCCTGAAGTCGCTATCCGTGCCCACCGCGGAAGAGATGTACCGCCTGTACGTCGTGCCAGTGAGGGCGATGCAGGTCGAAGAGGCGCCCCAGGACAAGATCAGCGCGCCCATGTCAGTTTCCATAGGTTATGGCGTGCTGGTCCAGCACATGCCTCCTCCAGGTCAGCAACGGTCGGGCTGGTCGTATCGCTGCGAAGACGCGGGTGTGAGGCTGGAGAATACCGGCAATGTGTCGCTGGTCCTTGCGGATATCGCATCGTCTGACCGCAGGCTGGAGCAGAACCGGGTGGTGTTGTTTCCTGGCGCGTCGCGGCGTTTCGAGGGCAAGAAGCTCACGATGCTGATCGGCGATGCGCCGCAGGGTTTCGATTGCCGCGGATGA
- a CDS encoding LysR family transcriptional regulator yields the protein MDTHTAMQTYAKVVELGSFAAAADKMGQARSVVTRQIAYLEQKYGVRLLNRTTRKLSMTDAGRAFYERVRPILAEVADLELSLQAEGQRPSGRLRVSAPVSFGILHLGPAIAEYLQRYPDVIIDLDLNDRVVDLVEDGYDVAVRIGPLQDSSLVARPLAPQQLLVCAAPEYLRRHGTPQTPEELKQHRCLHYAYASTGNEWHFEKDGVTHLVRVNAALRANNGDVLRTAALAGHGIILQPDFLVGDDIRAHRLVALLTDYTHTSISMYAVYPHRRFLSPKVRSFVEHLEGRFGAPSPAVPGRRASPRRSR from the coding sequence TTGGACACGCATACCGCCATGCAGACCTACGCCAAGGTCGTGGAATTGGGTTCGTTCGCAGCCGCAGCCGACAAGATGGGCCAGGCCCGCTCCGTGGTCACGCGCCAGATCGCCTATCTGGAACAGAAGTACGGCGTGCGCCTCCTGAACCGAACCACGCGCAAGCTGAGCATGACCGACGCCGGACGCGCCTTCTATGAACGCGTGCGGCCCATCCTGGCCGAGGTGGCGGACCTGGAACTGTCGCTGCAAGCCGAGGGCCAGCGGCCCAGCGGCCGCCTGCGGGTGAGCGCGCCGGTGTCGTTCGGGATCCTGCACCTGGGACCGGCCATTGCCGAGTACCTGCAGCGCTATCCCGACGTGATCATCGACCTGGACCTGAACGACCGCGTGGTGGACCTGGTGGAAGACGGCTACGACGTTGCCGTGCGCATCGGCCCGCTGCAGGATTCCTCGCTGGTCGCGCGGCCGCTGGCGCCGCAGCAGCTGCTGGTCTGCGCCGCCCCCGAATACCTGCGACGCCACGGCACGCCGCAGACGCCGGAAGAACTGAAGCAGCACCGCTGCCTGCATTACGCCTACGCCAGCACCGGCAACGAATGGCATTTCGAGAAGGACGGCGTGACCCATCTGGTGCGCGTCAACGCGGCCCTGCGGGCCAATAACGGCGACGTGCTGCGGACCGCGGCGCTGGCCGGCCACGGCATCATCCTGCAGCCCGATTTCCTGGTGGGCGACGACATCCGCGCCCACCGCCTGGTGGCGCTGCTGACCGATTACACCCACACCTCGATCTCCATGTATGCCGTCTACCCGCACCGGCGCTTCCTGTCGCCCAAGGTACGATCCTTCGTGGAGCATCTGGAGGGCCGCTTCGGCGCCCCCTCCCCGGCCGTCCCAGGCCGGCGCGCCAGCCCCCGCCGCAGCCGTTAG
- a CDS encoding nuclear transport factor 2 family protein: MSFPKSYFKRAAAAAMLALALSPAVHASAEQEAANKAAVLAFYEKGLNQKDADAALKYVGDRYVQHNPNAADGPEGFRKFIAFLRDKFPQSRSEIKRVFIDGDYVILHVHAVRQPGDRGSAIIDIFRLEQGKIVEHWDAVQPIPEQSANPNGMF, encoded by the coding sequence ATGTCCTTCCCGAAGTCGTACTTCAAGCGCGCCGCCGCCGCAGCCATGCTGGCCCTGGCCTTGTCTCCCGCCGTCCATGCGTCCGCTGAACAGGAGGCCGCCAACAAGGCGGCCGTGCTGGCCTTCTATGAGAAGGGCCTGAACCAGAAGGACGCGGATGCGGCGCTGAAATACGTGGGCGACCGCTATGTGCAGCACAATCCCAATGCGGCCGATGGCCCCGAGGGTTTCCGTAAATTCATCGCCTTCCTGCGCGACAAGTTTCCGCAATCGCGCAGCGAGATCAAACGCGTCTTCATCGACGGCGACTATGTGATCCTGCACGTGCACGCGGTGCGCCAACCCGGCGACCGCGGCAGCGCCATCATCGACATCTTCCGCCTGGAGCAGGGCAAGATTGTGGAGCACTGGGACGCGGTGCAGCCCATCCCCGAGCAGTCCGCCAATCCCAACGGCATGTTCTGA
- a CDS encoding TcfC E-set like domain-containing protein, translating to MHAHWVSFCLKKILPCVLAASSTQAFAQVKISYGIPEGFSAVEMDNSASYVSSFNGRTLPGLIAYSLEQNRLAFDPVKYAENGVTEEEIEAIRRVVSTIDYKQCINGCDLRVAEHYVTIDKIRRTLQIRSSRDDYLSPATTWGLINNQSLDLRGSSDSYRAMNVSGTTWLGLPLRSFGYMSWYGSRNRMRGRSNGDQGISSYFLQKNFHSTYVRAGKQNSLDYASGSVSTMLSPSFDQFVTIGSQNHLRADRDTGSLVLYSTAEGNYEFYRNGRLILKRPAILGRNEISFIDLPGGYYPVEIRLVDRNGNLINRETRDINNLNFNGGGGNSWHMTAGKEMGAGGQLLQAAVSRNLSQFYLNASFISGDQSRWAGELNITRPSRIGTADLTPTVGVLGGERGAGGYFNLSMNDPLLGSLSASRYQISDVSRFYWGAPSTSFSYSRSVGDVMLGYNYNKHSRGEIQQAEARWHYRPNGLWSTFSLGVQKGGYGRGDDGYAVYFNMSWTLDKTQASFRAARQGGETQLSGDYRKDFEDSYGTSMAGVTVNRSSTSNSVNIYGSRSGTRGDTSLNLGHSDFGSNADFNYRGMLAASAKGIAVGRYSSSGSAMLLDTPAIDGTAYGFSVEGHPVGGGGTYAVPLGQYRDVPFARVLSNSEHMDMSIEVPANVVRAHPGQVYAAQAKVAINMVYSGILMDPSGKPLGGTIQETGDTAYPNGLFSIASKTVLTKITLRQPGRNYTCDLGNAINGSYYRCQ from the coding sequence ATGCACGCTCATTGGGTTTCCTTTTGCCTCAAAAAAATCCTGCCGTGCGTTCTTGCTGCGTCCTCCACCCAGGCCTTCGCGCAAGTGAAGATTTCCTACGGCATCCCGGAAGGCTTCAGCGCGGTTGAAATGGACAACAGCGCAAGCTACGTGTCCAGCTTCAACGGCAGGACGCTGCCGGGATTGATTGCCTATTCTTTGGAACAGAACCGACTCGCGTTCGATCCCGTCAAGTACGCGGAAAACGGCGTGACGGAGGAAGAAATAGAAGCCATCCGCCGGGTGGTTTCCACGATCGACTACAAGCAATGCATCAACGGCTGCGACCTGCGCGTGGCGGAGCACTACGTCACCATCGACAAGATCCGCCGCACATTGCAGATCAGAAGCTCGCGCGACGACTACCTGTCTCCCGCGACCACCTGGGGGCTGATCAACAATCAGTCGCTGGACTTGCGCGGATCCTCCGACAGCTATCGCGCCATGAACGTCAGCGGCACGACATGGCTGGGCCTGCCGCTGCGCAGCTTCGGCTACATGAGCTGGTACGGCAGCCGCAACCGCATGCGCGGCCGCAGCAATGGCGATCAAGGGATCTCCTCTTACTTCCTGCAGAAGAATTTTCACAGCACCTACGTGCGGGCAGGCAAGCAGAACAGCCTCGACTACGCCTCGGGCTCGGTCAGCACGATGCTGTCGCCCAGCTTCGATCAGTTCGTCACCATCGGCAGCCAGAACCATTTGCGGGCCGACCGCGATACGGGTTCGCTGGTGCTGTATTCCACCGCCGAAGGAAACTACGAGTTCTACCGCAACGGACGTCTCATCCTGAAGCGGCCCGCCATACTCGGCCGCAATGAAATCAGCTTCATCGACCTGCCTGGCGGCTACTACCCGGTGGAGATCCGGCTGGTGGACCGCAACGGCAATCTGATCAACCGCGAAACTCGCGACATCAACAACCTGAACTTCAACGGCGGCGGCGGCAATTCCTGGCACATGACCGCGGGCAAGGAAATGGGCGCAGGCGGCCAGCTGCTTCAAGCTGCCGTCAGCCGCAACCTGAGCCAGTTCTACCTGAACGCCTCGTTCATCAGCGGCGACCAGTCCCGCTGGGCGGGCGAGCTGAACATCACGCGCCCCTCCCGCATCGGCACGGCTGACCTCACTCCCACAGTGGGCGTCCTAGGCGGCGAACGCGGCGCGGGCGGCTATTTCAACCTGTCGATGAACGATCCCTTGCTGGGCAGCCTCTCGGCCAGCCGCTATCAGATTTCAGACGTATCGCGCTTCTATTGGGGCGCGCCCAGCACCAGCTTTTCATACAGCAGAAGCGTGGGCGATGTCATGCTGGGCTATAACTACAACAAGCACAGCCGCGGCGAAATACAGCAAGCCGAAGCACGCTGGCACTACCGCCCCAACGGCCTGTGGTCGACCTTTTCCCTGGGCGTGCAAAAGGGCGGGTACGGTCGGGGCGACGACGGCTACGCCGTGTACTTCAACATGAGCTGGACCCTGGACAAGACGCAAGCCAGCTTCCGCGCTGCCCGCCAGGGCGGCGAAACGCAACTCAGCGGCGACTATCGCAAGGATTTCGAGGACAGCTACGGCACCTCGATGGCTGGCGTCACGGTCAACCGGAGCAGCACAAGCAACAGCGTCAACATTTACGGCAGCCGCTCCGGCACTCGTGGCGATACCTCCCTCAACCTGGGCCACAGCGACTTCGGCAGCAACGCGGATTTCAACTACCGCGGCATGCTGGCGGCCAGCGCCAAGGGCATAGCGGTAGGACGCTACAGCAGCAGCGGCAGCGCCATGCTGCTGGACACGCCCGCCATCGACGGCACCGCCTACGGATTCAGCGTGGAAGGCCATCCGGTGGGCGGCGGCGGCACCTACGCCGTACCGCTAGGCCAATACCGCGACGTTCCCTTCGCCCGCGTCCTGAGCAACAGCGAGCACATGGACATGAGTATCGAAGTCCCTGCCAACGTCGTGCGCGCCCATCCTGGCCAGGTGTATGCGGCGCAAGCCAAGGTGGCGATCAACATGGTCTACAGCGGCATCCTGATGGATCCGTCCGGCAAGCCCCTGGGCGGAACCATCCAGGAAACTGGCGACACGGCGTACCCCAACGGACTGTTCTCCATCGCCAGCAAGACGGTGCTTACCAAGATCACGCTGCGGCAGCCCGGCAGGAACTACACCTGCGACCTCGGCAACGCCATCAACGGCAGCTACTACCGCTGCCAATAA
- a CDS encoding ProQ/FinO family protein, which translates to MGFEKLADLREQLRAQAQKAVPVQPKAAGRTKKREPDQANATARPQQKRESGQAKAAARPQQKREPVDPAVEAIWRLQKHFPQAFPKNPAPKLPLKQGILADAAQHLEKLGMTEEQLKQAIATWCKGSRYWGSMVADATRVDLQGEPAGTVTAEQAAYARRQASRRPAGKARPAKKAAAPASSPTAAPADAPVDAPAPESAPESTATAPVSSDTP; encoded by the coding sequence ATGGGTTTTGAAAAACTTGCCGACCTGCGCGAGCAGCTGCGGGCACAGGCTCAAAAGGCGGTGCCGGTCCAACCGAAGGCGGCAGGCCGGACAAAGAAGCGGGAGCCTGATCAAGCGAACGCTACGGCGCGGCCGCAGCAAAAGCGCGAGTCTGGTCAAGCGAAGGCTGCCGCCCGCCCGCAGCAAAAGCGCGAGCCCGTCGACCCCGCGGTCGAGGCCATCTGGCGCCTGCAGAAGCACTTCCCCCAGGCTTTCCCCAAGAATCCCGCGCCCAAGCTGCCGCTCAAGCAGGGCATCCTGGCCGACGCGGCCCAGCATCTGGAAAAGCTGGGCATGACGGAAGAACAGCTCAAGCAGGCCATCGCCACCTGGTGCAAGGGCAGCCGCTACTGGGGCAGCATGGTGGCGGACGCCACGCGCGTCGACCTGCAGGGCGAGCCCGCGGGCACGGTGACGGCGGAACAAGCCGCCTATGCCCGCCGCCAGGCCTCGCGCCGGCCGGCCGGCAAGGCCCGTCCCGCGAAGAAGGCTGCCGCGCCGGCGTCCTCGCCTACGGCCGCGCCTGCTGATGCGCCCGTCGACGCGCCCGCTCCGGAATCCGCGCCCGAGTCCACGGCCACCGCGCCGGTGTCCAGCGACACCCCCTGA
- a CDS encoding DoxX family protein, which produces MVDIRTAPYAALLLRVALGVMFLAHGLTKLLVFTLPGTAQFFAKIGFAGWLAYPVTFFEVGAGVLLILGIVPRWVAAIAVVQLFVASTVHFPNGWGFGNAGGGWEYPIFLTVAAAVLALLGDGKYALVKSGRG; this is translated from the coding sequence ATGGTTGATATCCGTACCGCGCCCTATGCCGCGCTGCTGCTGCGCGTGGCGCTCGGCGTCATGTTCCTGGCCCATGGCCTGACCAAGCTGCTGGTGTTCACGCTGCCCGGCACCGCGCAGTTCTTCGCCAAGATCGGCTTCGCCGGCTGGCTGGCGTATCCGGTGACGTTCTTCGAGGTCGGCGCCGGCGTGCTGCTGATCCTGGGCATCGTGCCGCGCTGGGTCGCCGCCATTGCCGTGGTGCAGTTGTTCGTGGCTTCCACGGTGCATTTCCCCAATGGCTGGGGCTTCGGCAATGCCGGCGGCGGCTGGGAATATCCGATCTTCCTGACCGTGGCGGCCGCCGTGCTGGCGCTGCTGGGCGACGGCAAGTACGCGCTGGTCAAGAGCGGCCGCGGCTGA